A single window of Streptomyces aquilus DNA harbors:
- a CDS encoding MFS transporter: protein MASVKHWRALIVLGTAQFLMVLDTSVMNVSVSQLVEDFDTEVTAIQAVITLYALVMAAFMIIGGRFGDILGRRRMFLLGLVVYAVGSALTAVAPTLWVLTLGWSVIEGLGAAMVLPAMAALVAESYRGKDRAVAYAVIGGLAGAGIAVGPLLGGWVTTYLTWRLVFAGEVVIVVAILLCRRVIPTPAQAGPRPRLDWVGAVLSAAGLGLCVLGVLQSSTWGWVQPRNAPFTVLGFAPTLFVVAAGAAVLAVFRHWEQRRDATGADPLVHLSLLGRPVLRSGLLTLLSQNLILLGLFFTIPLYLQVVQGFDAFETGLRLLPVSVTMFVTSLSGSSLGRILGPRRVVRLALLILTGSIVWLLATIEPAIDDAQFAGAMALLGVGVGLLASQLGNVVQSSVSEEERSEAGGLQFTAQNLGSALGTALIGSILIGALAHAFTAQVETHPQLSEATREQVGVSLEAGISFVPTDQVHAAAERAGLPASEVEAVTDSYADAQLDGLKAAILATGGIALASFLVTHHLPAARESRTRRPDADAPAEATGSTH, encoded by the coding sequence GTGGCGAGCGTGAAGCACTGGCGGGCTCTGATCGTCCTCGGAACGGCCCAGTTCCTGATGGTCCTGGACACCTCCGTCATGAACGTGTCCGTCAGCCAGCTGGTCGAGGACTTCGACACGGAGGTGACCGCCATCCAGGCGGTCATCACCCTGTATGCCCTGGTCATGGCCGCATTCATGATCATCGGGGGCAGGTTCGGGGACATCCTGGGCCGGCGCCGCATGTTCCTCCTGGGCCTGGTCGTCTACGCCGTGGGCTCGGCACTGACCGCGGTGGCGCCCACGCTGTGGGTCCTCACCCTGGGCTGGTCCGTCATCGAGGGCCTCGGGGCGGCCATGGTGCTGCCGGCCATGGCCGCCCTCGTGGCGGAGTCGTACCGCGGCAAGGACCGGGCGGTCGCCTACGCGGTCATCGGCGGCCTCGCCGGTGCCGGAATCGCGGTCGGCCCCTTGCTGGGCGGCTGGGTGACGACGTATCTGACCTGGCGGCTGGTCTTCGCCGGCGAGGTCGTGATCGTCGTGGCGATCCTGCTGTGCCGGCGGGTGATCCCGACGCCCGCCCAGGCCGGCCCGCGTCCCCGCCTGGACTGGGTCGGCGCGGTGCTCTCCGCGGCCGGGCTGGGGCTGTGCGTGCTCGGGGTGCTGCAAAGCAGCACCTGGGGGTGGGTGCAGCCCCGCAACGCTCCCTTCACCGTCCTCGGTTTCGCCCCCACGCTCTTCGTCGTCGCGGCCGGGGCGGCCGTCCTCGCCGTCTTCCGGCACTGGGAGCAGCGACGCGACGCCACCGGCGCCGACCCCCTCGTCCACCTGTCGCTGCTGGGCAGGCCGGTGCTGCGGTCCGGGCTGCTGACGCTGCTCAGCCAGAACCTCATCCTGCTGGGGCTGTTCTTCACCATCCCGCTGTACTTGCAGGTGGTTCAGGGGTTCGACGCCTTCGAGACGGGGCTGCGGCTGCTTCCGGTGTCCGTGACCATGTTCGTGACCTCCCTGTCGGGGTCGTCGCTGGGCCGGATCCTGGGGCCGCGCCGGGTGGTCCGGCTGGCCCTGCTGATCCTGACGGGTTCCATCGTGTGGCTGCTGGCCACCATCGAGCCGGCCATCGACGACGCCCAGTTCGCCGGCGCCATGGCCCTGCTGGGCGTGGGTGTCGGCCTGCTCGCCTCGCAGCTGGGCAACGTCGTCCAGTCCAGCGTCAGCGAGGAGGAACGCAGTGAGGCCGGAGGGCTGCAGTTCACGGCGCAGAACCTGGGCTCCGCGCTGGGCACCGCACTCATCGGGTCCATCCTGATCGGTGCACTGGCGCACGCTTTCACGGCACAGGTGGAAACCCATCCTCAGCTGTCCGAGGCGACGCGTGAACAGGTCGGCGTCTCCCTCGAAGCCGGGATCAGCTTCGTCCCCACCGACCAGGTGCACGCGGCCGCCGAGCGCGCCGGGCTGCCGGCCTCCGAGGTGGAAGCCGTCACGGACTCCTACGCCGACGCGCAACTGGACGGACTGAAGGCGGCCATCCTGGCCACGGGCGGCATCGCCCTCGCCAGTTTCCTGGTCACTCACCACCTGCCGGCCGCACGGGAGAGCCGGACGCGGCGGCCGGACGCCGATGCCCCGGCCGAAGCCACCGGTTCGACGCACTGA